A single region of the Duganella sp. BuS-21 genome encodes:
- a CDS encoding esterase, with amino-acid sequence MILYLHGFRSSPKSMKARLVRERMAALGLADHLICPQLPASPKAAMELALSLIEGVPAQALSIVGSSLGGYYATWLAERIGCRAVLLNPAIVPLQDLDQHVGVTTQFHSDEPFEFKREYIDELRALAVDRITRPERYFLIAATGDEVLDYRDMVAHYQGARQHVIDGSDHAISEFPDYLDAVLAFCGVEARA; translated from the coding sequence ATGATTTTGTACCTGCACGGTTTCCGCTCCTCGCCGAAATCCATGAAAGCGCGCCTGGTCCGCGAGCGCATGGCGGCGCTGGGCCTGGCCGATCATTTGATCTGCCCGCAATTGCCGGCCTCGCCGAAGGCGGCCATGGAACTGGCGCTCTCTTTAATAGAGGGCGTGCCGGCGCAAGCGCTGAGCATCGTCGGCTCTTCGCTGGGCGGCTACTACGCGACCTGGCTGGCCGAACGCATCGGCTGCCGCGCCGTACTGCTGAACCCGGCCATCGTGCCGCTGCAAGACCTGGACCAGCACGTCGGCGTCACCACCCAATTCCATTCCGACGAGCCGTTCGAATTCAAGCGTGAATATATAGACGAGCTGCGCGCGCTGGCAGTGGACCGCATCACCCGTCCCGAGCGCTACTTCCTGATCGCCGCCACCGGCGACGAAGTGCTCGACTACCGCGACATGGTGGCCCACTACCAGGGCGCGCGCCAGCACGTGATCGACGGCAGCGACCACGCGATTTCCGAATTCCCCGACTACCTCGATGCGGTGCTGGCGTTCTGCGGCGTCGAGGCGCGGGCTTGA
- the mpl gene encoding UDP-N-acetylmuramate:L-alanyl-gamma-D-glutamyl-meso-diaminopimelate ligase, with translation MGGLAVLAKEAGHRVTGCDANVYPPMSTQLEAQGIELIQGFGPEQTALNPDLYVIGNVVTRGNPLIEEIMNRGLPFVSGPQWIGDHILKDRWVLAVAGTHGKTTTSAMLTWILEDAGYAPGFLIGGVPMNFGVSARMQGRSDNHQDSIFFVIEADEYDTAFFDKRSKFVHYHAKTAILNNLEYDHADIFPDLGAIETQFHHLVRTVPGIGRVIFNGDEEPLQRVLKRGCWSEKESFGRSEGRDWTLNEHDDGSFDVIFKGETAGRVEWSLTGKHNRANALAAIAAARHVGVPVAQAAKSLATFENVKRRMEVRGVVNNITVFDDFAHHPTAIATTLGGLRQKLNNLGPAKAPRILAVLEPRSNTMKLGAMKDALPGSLAEADLVFGYGVEKTLGWSVGAVLSPLGERASAYDDIDTLVAAIAKAAQPGDQIIVMSNGGFGGIHDKILKALA, from the coding sequence ATGGGCGGCCTGGCCGTGCTGGCGAAAGAAGCGGGCCACCGCGTCACCGGTTGCGACGCCAATGTTTATCCACCGATGAGCACGCAGCTCGAAGCGCAGGGCATCGAACTGATCCAGGGCTTCGGTCCGGAACAGACCGCGCTGAACCCGGATCTGTATGTGATCGGCAACGTTGTCACGCGCGGCAATCCGCTGATCGAGGAAATCATGAATCGCGGCCTGCCCTTCGTCTCGGGCCCGCAGTGGATCGGCGACCATATCTTAAAAGATCGTTGGGTGCTGGCCGTGGCCGGCACGCACGGCAAGACCACCACCTCGGCCATGCTGACCTGGATCCTGGAAGACGCCGGCTACGCGCCCGGCTTCCTGATCGGCGGCGTGCCGATGAATTTCGGGGTGTCGGCGCGCATGCAAGGTCGCAGCGATAACCATCAGGACTCGATCTTCTTCGTCATCGAAGCGGATGAATACGACACCGCCTTCTTCGACAAGCGCAGCAAGTTCGTGCACTACCACGCCAAGACCGCCATTCTGAACAACCTGGAATACGATCACGCTGACATCTTCCCCGATCTGGGCGCCATCGAAACCCAATTCCATCATCTGGTGCGCACCGTGCCGGGCATCGGCCGCGTCATCTTCAATGGCGACGAGGAGCCGCTGCAGCGCGTATTGAAGCGCGGCTGCTGGAGCGAGAAGGAAAGCTTCGGCCGCAGCGAGGGCAGGGACTGGACGCTGAACGAACACGACGACGGCAGCTTCGACGTCATCTTCAAGGGCGAAACCGCCGGCCGCGTCGAATGGTCGCTGACCGGCAAGCACAACCGCGCCAACGCGCTGGCCGCGATCGCCGCCGCCCGCCATGTCGGCGTGCCGGTGGCGCAGGCCGCCAAGTCGCTGGCCACGTTCGAGAACGTCAAGCGCCGCATGGAAGTGCGCGGCGTGGTCAACAACATCACCGTGTTCGACGACTTCGCCCACCATCCAACCGCCATCGCCACCACGCTCGGCGGCCTGCGGCAGAAACTCAATAATCTCGGCCCCGCCAAGGCGCCCCGCATCCTGGCCGTGCTGGAGCCGCGCTCCAACACCATGAAGCTGGGCGCGATGAAGGATGCGCTGCCGGGCAGCCTGGCCGAGGCCGACCTGGTGTTCGGCTACGGCGTCGAGAAAACCCTGGGCTGGAGCGTGGGCGCCGTGCTATCGCCGCTGGGCGAACGCGCCAGCGCCTATGACGATATCGACACGCTGGTGGCCGCCATCGCCAAGGCGGCGCAGCCGGGCGACCAGATCATCGTCATGAGCAACGGCGGCTTCGGCGGCATCCACGACAAGATCCTGAAAGCGCTGGCCTGA
- a CDS encoding TlpA family protein disulfide reductase: MNKKHLAAYAVVALAFGASGAYVGMQTKEQAPPLTATQPPGVTGPVDELFKQSMPDAKGVATPLAQYKGKAMLVNFWAPWCGPCVQEMPELSALASGEEGKKLQVIGIGIDSPTNIAEFSNKYKISYPVLVAGMSGTELSRQFGNSGGGLPYTVLIGADGQVKKTYLGRLKFDELRKDLASL, translated from the coding sequence ATGAACAAAAAACATCTCGCCGCTTACGCTGTTGTCGCATTGGCATTTGGCGCTTCCGGCGCCTATGTCGGCATGCAAACCAAGGAACAGGCGCCGCCGCTGACCGCCACCCAGCCGCCCGGCGTGACCGGCCCGGTGGACGAATTGTTCAAGCAAAGCATGCCGGATGCCAAGGGCGTCGCTACTCCGCTGGCCCAATATAAAGGCAAGGCCATGCTGGTGAATTTCTGGGCGCCGTGGTGCGGTCCATGTGTCCAGGAGATGCCGGAACTGTCGGCGCTGGCGTCTGGAGAAGAGGGCAAGAAGCTGCAAGTTATCGGTATTGGTATCGATTCACCAACAAATATCGCGGAATTTAGCAACAAATACAAGATTAGCTACCCGGTGCTGGTGGCCGGCATGAGCGGCACGGAACTGTCGCGCCAGTTCGGCAATAGCGGTGGCGGCCTGCCCTACACGGTGCTGATCGGCGCCGACGGCCAAGTCAAGAAGACCTACCTCGGCCGACTGAAATTTGACGAGCTGCGCAAAGATTTGGCAAGTCTGTAA
- the aroQ gene encoding type II 3-dehydroquinate dehydratase — protein MAKNLLLLNGPNLNLLGTREPEVYGASTLADIEHAAQAQAQAAGANLSCFQSNHEGALIDRIHAARSEGVDAIVINPGGLTHTSVALRDALAGVAIPFVEVHISNIYQRESFRHHSFLSAIAIGTICGLGIEGYRFAIDFALKKR, from the coding sequence ATGGCAAAAAACCTCCTACTGCTCAACGGCCCCAACCTGAATTTATTGGGGACACGGGAGCCCGAGGTCTACGGCGCTAGCACTTTGGCCGACATCGAACACGCTGCCCAGGCCCAGGCCCAGGCGGCGGGTGCGAACTTGTCCTGCTTTCAGAGTAATCACGAAGGTGCGCTGATTGATCGCATCCATGCCGCCAGGTCGGAAGGCGTGGACGCTATTGTCATCAATCCGGGTGGCCTGACCCATACCAGCGTCGCCCTGCGCGACGCGCTGGCAGGGGTGGCCATACCCTTTGTGGAAGTGCACATTTCGAATATTTACCAGCGCGAGTCGTTTCGCCACCACTCATTCCTGAGCGCGATCGCAATAGGCACCATCTGCGGACTGGGTATCGAAGGATATCGGTTTGCCATCGACTTCGCCCTTAAAAAGCGATAA
- the accB gene encoding acetyl-CoA carboxylase biotin carboxyl carrier protein, which translates to MDLRKLKTLIDLVAESDIAELEVTEGESKVRIVKSSALPQNQMVMMQPQIPQYHAAPAGAPVAAAPAAAPAAAPEPTGHIVKSPMVGTFYRSSAPGAAAFVEVGAVVKEGDTLCIIEAMKLLNEIDADKSGTITQILVENGQPVEFGQPLFVIG; encoded by the coding sequence ATGGATCTACGCAAGCTGAAGACCTTGATTGATTTGGTCGCAGAATCGGACATCGCCGAACTCGAAGTGACCGAGGGCGAAAGCAAAGTTCGCATCGTCAAATCGTCCGCACTGCCGCAAAACCAAATGGTCATGATGCAGCCGCAAATTCCTCAGTACCATGCCGCACCCGCAGGCGCGCCAGTCGCTGCCGCACCAGCCGCCGCGCCGGCAGCCGCCCCCGAGCCGACCGGCCACATCGTCAAGTCGCCGATGGTTGGCACCTTCTACCGTTCGTCGGCACCAGGCGCGGCCGCGTTTGTCGAAGTGGGCGCTGTGGTCAAGGAAGGCGATACCCTGTGCATCATCGAAGCGATGAAGCTGCTGAACGAAATCGACGCCGACAAGTCCGGCACCATCACCCAGATCCTGGTCGAGAACGGCCAACCGGTCGAATTCGGCCAACCGCTGTTTGTGATCGGCTAA
- the accC gene encoding acetyl-CoA carboxylase biotin carboxylase subunit, with product MFEKILIANRGEIALRIQRACRELGIKTVVVHSEADKDAKYVKLADESVCIGPAPSSLSYLNMPAIISAAEVTDAEAIHPGYGFLSENADFAERVEKSGFVFIGPRSESIRLMGDKVTAKQTMIKAGVPCVPGSEGALPDDPKAIVQIARKVGYPVIIKAAGGGGGRGMRVVHTEAALINAVQMTKTEAGTAFGNPEVYMEKYLENPRHVEIQILADEHKNAVWLGERDCSMQRRHQKVIEEAPAPGIPRKLIEKVGERCAEACRKIGYRGAGTFEFLYENGEFYFIEMNTRVQVEHPVTEMITGIDIVQEQIRIAAGEKLRFRQRDVMLSGHAIECRINAEDAFKFTPSPGRITSWHVPGGPGVRVDSHAYAGYYVPPHYDSMIGKVITYGATREQAIRRMQIALSEMVVEGISTNIPLHRELMVDARFIEGGTNIHYLEQKLADMPDLHKLSLSNKG from the coding sequence ATGTTTGAAAAAATCCTTATCGCCAACCGTGGCGAAATCGCCCTCCGTATCCAGCGCGCTTGCCGCGAACTGGGCATCAAGACGGTTGTGGTTCACTCGGAAGCAGACAAAGACGCCAAGTACGTGAAGTTGGCCGACGAGTCGGTATGTATCGGCCCGGCGCCGTCGTCGCTCAGCTATCTGAACATGCCGGCCATCATCAGCGCGGCCGAAGTGACGGACGCCGAAGCGATCCACCCTGGCTACGGCTTCCTGTCGGAAAACGCCGACTTCGCCGAGCGCGTGGAAAAATCGGGCTTCGTCTTCATCGGCCCGCGTTCGGAATCGATCCGCCTGATGGGCGACAAGGTGACCGCCAAGCAGACCATGATCAAGGCCGGCGTGCCTTGCGTGCCGGGCTCGGAAGGCGCGTTGCCCGATGATCCGAAAGCCATCGTGCAGATCGCCCGCAAGGTCGGCTATCCGGTCATCATCAAAGCTGCCGGCGGCGGCGGCGGTCGCGGCATGCGCGTGGTGCATACCGAAGCGGCGCTGATCAACGCGGTGCAGATGACCAAGACCGAAGCCGGCACGGCCTTCGGCAATCCGGAAGTCTATATGGAGAAGTACCTGGAAAATCCACGCCACGTGGAAATCCAGATCCTCGCCGACGAACACAAAAACGCCGTCTGGCTGGGCGAACGCGACTGCTCGATGCAGCGCCGCCACCAGAAGGTGATCGAGGAAGCGCCGGCGCCCGGCATTCCACGCAAGCTGATTGAAAAAGTCGGCGAACGCTGCGCCGAAGCCTGCCGCAAGATCGGTTATCGCGGCGCCGGCACCTTTGAATTCCTGTACGAGAATGGCGAGTTCTACTTCATCGAGATGAACACCCGCGTGCAGGTGGAACACCCGGTCACCGAAATGATCACCGGCATCGACATCGTGCAGGAACAGATCCGCATCGCCGCCGGCGAGAAGCTGCGCTTCCGCCAGCGCGACGTGATGCTGTCCGGCCACGCCATCGAATGCCGCATCAACGCCGAAGACGCGTTCAAGTTCACGCCGTCGCCAGGCCGCATCACTTCCTGGCACGTGCCGGGCGGTCCCGGCGTGCGCGTCGACTCGCACGCCTATGCGGGTTATTATGTGCCACCACACTACGATTCGATGATCGGCAAGGTCATTACCTACGGCGCCACCCGCGAGCAGGCGATCCGCCGCATGCAGATCGCGCTGTCGGAAATGGTCGTCGAAGGCATTTCGACCAACATCCCGCTGCACCGCGAGCTGATGGTCGACGCCCGTTTCATCGAAGGCGGCACCAACATTCACTATCTGGAACAGAAGCTGGCAGACATGCCCGACTTGCACAAACTGAGCCTGAGCAACAAAGGTTAA